The Dasypus novemcinctus isolate mDasNov1 chromosome 11, mDasNov1.1.hap2, whole genome shotgun sequence DNA window CATGGAGGAGGAAGAGCCGAGCAGGAGCCCTTCTGAGCGGGAAGAGCTGGGCAGAGGTGCTTCCACTTcactctgggcctcagctcaGGAGACCTGGAGACGAAAGGAGGGGCTCGTTCAGACCTGACTCCACACGGTGCTTCTGCTCCCTGTCCCAGGACCACCCGCTATGGCAGTGCAGGAAGAAGAGAACACGGCTTAGGGCTCCCCGAGCCAACACTGCTCTAGAGCGCAGGCCTCGGGAGGGAGAAGAGGCTTTGGTCAGCACTGACTGATCAGACATCAGGTTCTAAAGTCTTTCCATCGTTTCTGATCCTGTCTTGTCCCTTCCACCCTCAGTTCTAGAATAAAATCTGCCTCTGAAAGAGGATTAAATGGCATTACCTGTCGGCTGAAGTCCAGACTGtcctgggaaagagaagggaagatgTATGTTGACAAGACACAGAGGCAAATCTGTTCCCAGACCCCAagtcctcagcctctcaggaaaGATTTTTCAACCCCACAACCACATCAAGTGAGCTCAGGGCAGAGGAgagcagaggctggaggctgtGCCCATGAGCTGCTGCACAGTCTAGTGCGATTCCATTAGCCGTCTTGGCTCCAGGACCTCGGCTCAATTTCTCAACATATGTTAATCTTCCTCTTATCTCTCACAGGCAAAATCCCTTTTACTGCAACATAAGGAAATTTAAGGTGGACTGGGTGATGAAAACTCTATTCAGAGCCACCAATGTAGAGAACTAACCTGAGCAAAGCCGTGTTTCCCCCGAGTCTAGGGGCGTGCCAGCCCCCTGCAGCTCCTCACCTTTCTGGCGCCTGCAGTGGACGTACAGCCCCACCCCGAGGAAGAGCAGGCCCAGGACAAAGCCCCCGACGCCACTCAGCAGCTTGCTCTGCGCAGACGCAGCCTGCGCCCCTGCAGAAGAAGCCAGGGTTAGGGGTTTTATTTTATCCCTAAGCCAACTCTTCCAGCTGAGGCCCTAGATGCAGAGCTTTGAAAGGGGAGAAGCCTGCCCTGGGAGAGGTAGAAGTAGAATAATTCTCGAAAACAAGTTACAAAATCACACTGAGGTTCGGACACTGAACTCATTTAAGTGTCACAGCCATGACAGGTGTGCCCTCAGCATCTGATGTTGGAGGAACCTGGGGTTGGTGGGGTCAGCAGCTGTCTGGGCTGGCAGAGCTAGTAAGAGCAGGTGGGGATGGACTCCGCTCGTCAGAAAAGCCCCTCCCCTGCAGGGGACGCTCCTCTTCTCAATGAGCCACTCGGAGCGACAGGACCAGAAGGACGAGCCCAGacccagggaggggctggtgccCAGGCAGGGGGGGTGGCCGTGCCCTGAGGAACAGGCACAGGACAACCTCTTCCACCTGCCAGGCCCAGCTGCCTCCCAGGAGTGGAGGTGTGCGTGGAAACTAGCACAGGGAGTGGGGAGTGAAAGTTTGGGTGGGAAGAGGGAGCCTGACACTCAGGTGAGGCACAGTCCCCTCTGGGGGTGAGGAGCTGGGGGCAGCGGCTGCTCACTCCACTCCACTgtgagggggctctcccggctgGGGTGCTCCACGTGGCAGGTGTACACGTCTCCGCTCTGAGGAACTGCTTCCAGCATCACCAGGATCTGGAAGGTCCAGTCTCCGTTCCGGATCAGGCCTGTGGAGACCACCCCCGCCTCCTCCTCCTGGCCATTGCGGAGCCACCTGACCTCAATGCTGCCAGGATAGAAGCCGCTCACGGCGCAGACCAGGAGGCTGTGGCGCTGCAGGGGCTGGGGCTTCGCAGGATACACAGCCACCAGGGGCTCCACTAGGAGGGAAAAGGTAAAACACATGAGTGAGGAAGACAAGGCCGCTCTCCTGGGCTGCTGCCCTCTGCCTCTCCACGCCCCGT harbors:
- the LOC101437751 gene encoding DLA class II histocompatibility antigen, DR-1 beta chain-like, with amino-acid sequence MVDDPWMAALTLTMMMLSPPLTLAKETEPHFVEQGKSECRFSNGTERVRYLQRYIYNREEYARYDSDVGLYVAVTELGRPDAEYWNSQEDLLEERRAAVDRFCRHNYGVGESFLVQRRVEPLVAVYPAKPQPLQRHSLLVCAVSGFYPGSIEVRWLRNGQEEEAGVVSTGLIRNGDWTFQILVMLEAVPQSGDVYTCHVEHPSRESPLTVEWRAQAASAQSKLLSGVGGFVLGLLFLGVGLYVHCRRQKGQSGLQPTGLLS